Part of the Streptomyces sp. NBC_01460 genome, GCCGTCGCCGTGGTCGAGGGGGTGCTCCGGGAGGGTGTCGCCGCCGGTGAGCTCAGCGAGGAGATCGACATCCAGCTGACGGCGGCCGCGTTGGTGGGGATGGTCCTCGTGGCCGCCCTCGACTGGCAGGCGTTCCAGCCCGAGCGGACGATCGACGACGTGCACTCCGCGCTGTCCCTGCTGCTGCACGGCCGGGTCAGCGGACGCTAGACCGCGGTCCGCGCAGACGCGCAGACACGCAGACACGCAGACACGCAGACACGCAGACACGAGAACGCCGGTCCGGTGGAATTCGATCCCCCCGAATTCCGCCGGACCGGCGTGGCGTGCAGCCGCGAAGCCCTCCCCCGTGACCCCGTGTCCCCCGTGGTCCCGGAGCCCCGCGTCGTGCGCCCCCGTCACGTCCGGGGTGCCGCGCCGTTCCGCCGCCCCGTGCCGGCGGTCCGGGCGCCGTGCCCCTTCCGTGGGCTCCACTCTTCCGTCCGCGCAGGTGGGAGCCCATCCGCATCGCTACTCATCTCCCGCACTAGGTAGAGGTACTCACGCGTGTGCGACGGACCCCACCCGGACCCCGCGCGGACTGGTTACGATCGCGTCCGTGTCCGTACTCCCCCTGGTGTTCACGAGTGGCTGGGCGAGCGGGATCAACGCGTATGCGGTGGTCCTGCTCTTCGGTGTCTTCGGCGCGACCGGGCTCACCGACGAGGTGCCCGAGTCCCTGCAGCGCACCGACGTGCTCGTGACCGCCGGGGTGCTCTTCCTGTTCGAGGCGGTGGCCGACAAGATCCCGTACGTGGACTCCGCCTGGGACGCGGCGCACACGGTGATCCGGCCCGTGGCCGGGGCGGTCGTCGCGGCGCTGCTGGCCGGTGAGAGCGGATCGCTGCCGGAGCTGGCGGCGGGCGCCGTGGGGGGGGCCACCGCGCTGCTGAGCCACCTGGTGAAGGCCGGCACCAGGATGGCGGTCAACACCTCGCCGGAACCGTTCAGCACCATCGGGGTCAGCGTGGCGGAGGACCTCGGCGTCGCCGGGATCATCACCTTCGCGGTCTTCAACCCGGTGGCGGCGGCCCTCGTCGCCGGGGCCCTGCTCCTGCTCGGCCTGGTGACCCTGGTCTTCCTGGCCTCCCGGATCCGCCGGTTCCTGCGCCGCAGGGCCCAGCGGCGCGAGGAGAGGGATCTGGCCGGGGCGGGCAGGCACTGGCCTCACGAGTGAACCGCGGGCGGCACCCCGTAGGGTCACTGCCATGGCACGAATTGCGGTGATCGGCGCCGGGACGGGCGCGATGGCGGCGGCGGCCCGGCTCTCCGTGGCAGGCCACCGGGTGACGGTGTACGAGCGCACGGAGACCCATGGAGGCTCGCTCGGCCGGTATGCCCGTGACGGCTTCGTCTTCGACACCGGCCCCGGCCTGCTGCACCTGCCCGCGGTCTACCGCGACCTGTTCGTGAAGACGGGCAAGGAGAGCCTGGAGCAGTGCGTGACGCTCACCCAGGTCGACCCGGCGAGCCGTCATCTCTTCGCGGACGGCACCGCGGTGTCGCTGCCCAACGCCTCACGCGCCGGAGTGGTCGGCGCACTGGACCGGGCGCTGGGTGAGGGGACCGGAGCACGCTGGGGTGACTTCCTGGACCGGGCGGGCACCGCGTGGGACCGCTCGCGCCGGCCCCTCCTCGAGGAGCCGCTGCCCGCGGACCGGCGGCCCCTGGGCCGCGACCCCTACCCGGCGGTGCGCCGGCGCAGGCTGCTGCGTACCCCCCGGACGGCGGGGACGCCCGCGGAGGTGGGCGCCTGGGAGCTGGAAGACCCGCGCCTTGCCGCCCTGCTCGACGGGTACGCCCTGTCGTACGGGCTCGACCCGCGCCGCGCCCCGGCGGCCGCCGCCCTCCTGCCGTACATGGAGGAGACCTTCGGCAGCTGGTACGTCGCCGGGGGCATGCGCGCCCTGGCCGACGCGGTGTACGAGCGGTGCCTGGCCCGAAGGGTGGACTTCGTCTTCGGCGCCGAGGCGGTCCGGGTGTCCGAGAAGGACGGCCGGGCGGCGGGGATCGAGCTGGCGGACGGCACGAGTGTGGAGGCCGATCACGTGGTCCTCGGCGCGCAGCCCGCGCCCGGCCTCCTGCCGGTCCGGGAGGAGCCGCCTGCCGGGGCGCACGGTGCCCCGGTGCCCGGCCGCTTCCTCGTCCTGCTGTCGCTGCGCGGAGCCCGGGAGGCCGGCACCGCGCACCGGACGGTGGTGCACTCCGGGGACCCGGGTGCGGAGCAGGAGGCGGTGTTCGGCGGACGGACGGCGCAGAGCCCCACGGTGACGGTGCTGCGCCCGGACGATCCGGCCACCCGCCCCGACGAGGAGCACGAGGCGGTGACCCTGGTGGTGACGGTGGCGCCGCACGGTCCGGTCGACTGGACGGACGGGGCTCTGCGCGAGCGGTTCGCGGACACGGTGATCGGCCGTGCCG contains:
- a CDS encoding DUF4126 domain-containing protein, which translates into the protein MSVLPLVFTSGWASGINAYAVVLLFGVFGATGLTDEVPESLQRTDVLVTAGVLFLFEAVADKIPYVDSAWDAAHTVIRPVAGAVVAALLAGESGSLPELAAGAVGGATALLSHLVKAGTRMAVNTSPEPFSTIGVSVAEDLGVAGIITFAVFNPVAAALVAGALLLLGLVTLVFLASRIRRFLRRRAQRREERDLAGAGRHWPHE
- a CDS encoding phytoene desaturase family protein gives rise to the protein MARIAVIGAGTGAMAAAARLSVAGHRVTVYERTETHGGSLGRYARDGFVFDTGPGLLHLPAVYRDLFVKTGKESLEQCVTLTQVDPASRHLFADGTAVSLPNASRAGVVGALDRALGEGTGARWGDFLDRAGTAWDRSRRPLLEEPLPADRRPLGRDPYPAVRRRRLLRTPRTAGTPAEVGAWELEDPRLAALLDGYALSYGLDPRRAPAAAALLPYMEETFGSWYVAGGMRALADAVYERCLARRVDFVFGAEAVRVSEKDGRAAGIELADGTSVEADHVVLGAQPAPGLLPVREEPPAGAHGAPVPGRFLVLLSLRGAREAGTAHRTVVHSGDPGAEQEAVFGGRTAQSPTVTVLRPDDPATRPDEEHEAVTLVVTVAPHGPVDWTDGALRERFADTVIGRAAEAVPGLRERILHTEVRTPAETAADTGAEGGSVPAPALAGAGGSYLHRGNRSPLPCLYLAGGWSHPGGGTAHAGMSGALVAGLVVEGDGFRGSQ